From the Labrus mixtus chromosome 17, fLabMix1.1, whole genome shotgun sequence genome, one window contains:
- the kdm2bb gene encoding lysine (K)-specific demethylase 2Bb isoform X3 codes for MTGKHLRETMAQAVETCAESGRRLRSICRRMYDENEDLSDVEEIANIRGFSVEEKLVSDSYSAKFVHSMEGKDFSYEYVQREALRIPLIFKEKAGLGIRMPEPEFTVSEIKGLVGSRRSVDVMDVSTQKGSEMSMAQFVRYYETPEEERDKLFNVISLEFSHTKLENLIKRPTVVDQVDWVDNMWPPDLKHSQTEATNVISEMKYPKVQRYCLMSVKGCYTDFHIDFGGTSVWYHVFKGQKVFWLVPPTPHNLTLYEDWVLSGKQSDVFLGDRADGCQRVELKQGYTFFIPSGWIHAVYTPEDTLVFGGNILHSFNIPMQLTIHEIENRTKVHSKFRFPFYYEISWYVLERYLHCLTKRSYLSHEIRKEPVVMDNETKANTESPFSDSRSQDMNEDSCETQVRDDQGEKSDRPANDGPCSPDNQRGQLFKAVLSVDSEDSCNPGSTSIDFPQTPSDSPASESPNKWMHLTEFELNGLRTLVEKLESLPENKKCVPEGIENPRGLLEDMKVVLKEHADDDQKLALTGVPVVSWPKKAIKPRPPNRPKPKMAASPASAVKLSASRGTSGARRRRTRCRKCEACLRTECGECHFCKDMKKFGGPGRMKQSCIMRQCIAPVLPHTAVCLVCGEAGKEDTVEDEEEKFNLMLMECSICNEIVHPHCLKVKDSNGVVNDELPNCWECPKCNHAGKTGKQKRGPGFKYASNLPGSLLKEPRPNRDSKEEPEPPMMATATVTALTPTSAVKRKAEREECPKRKEDEPPKKRPPLLSLDGTPRPRLEDNPLRKKRKLFDTNDEPIIVKKKKKLSKPEDPLTPKMLRQIKTENDHGDDGDNQEDRDEDRFLLDRIRFKQKNEFDEKGQGEDEAGEEETVKRERDSSVEDKGKLLLNPLLRTSAGRESDLLSSNSPRAGPSSESGDAQERSTAHPKARHQRRRLPNKELSKEFKQEILKKEDQKNISVKAEESPANHNRRPLKSEDSMTNQNRKPLKTEDSGSNQSRRSIKTEEGLANQNRRPLKTEDSLANQNHRPVKAEPDNHVEDQKPRWPLNNGSGNLDDWLRHRGQEVTETTRGYSPLSWNRSPPITPICPRPVPCRSPPKCIQMERHVIRPPPISPPPDRLPLNDGEAHLMQREMWMKVFGHLTHRDLCVCMRVCRTWNRWCCDKRLWKQINLNRCKSITPLMLSGIIRRQPAALDLSWTNISKKQLSWLINRLPGLRVLLLSGCSWVAVSALCTSSCPLLRTLDVQWVEGLKDAQMRDLLSPPTDNRPGQLDNRSKLRNVEDLRLAGLDITDTSLRLIIRYMPSLSKLDLSYCNHVTDQSVNILTAAGTTTRDSLTDINLSVCNRVTDQSLTYFKRCGSICHIDLRYCKQVTKEGCDQFIAEMSVSVQFELIEEKMLQKIS; via the exons CCGTGGAAACGTGTGCTGAATCCGGACGCAGGCTG CGCTCCATCTGCCGGAGGATGTACGACGAAAACGAGGATTTGTCTGACGTTGAAGAAATTGCAAACATCCGAGGTTTCAGTGTGGAGGAAAAACTCGTCAGTGACAGTTACAGTGCAAAATTTGTCCACTCCATGGAGGGTAAAG ACTTCTCTTATGAATATGTGCAGAGGGAGGCACTCAGGATACCACTTATTTTTAAAGAGAAAGCTGGATTGGGGATCAG AATGCCCGAACCAGAATTTACAGTGAGTGAGATTAAGGGTTTAGTCG GCAGCCGTCGGTCTGTGGATGTTATGGATGTTAGCACCCAGAAAGGCTCTGAAATGAGCATGGCTCAGTTTGTCCGTTATTATGAGACACCAGAAGAAGAGCGGGACAAACTCTTCAACGTCATCAGCTTAGAGTTCAGCCACACTAAACTGGAGAACCTCATCAAGCGGCCCACAGTG GTGGATCAAGTGGACTGGGTGGACAACATGTGGCCTCCTGATCTCAAACACAGCCAAACAGAAGCAACCAATGTCATCTCAGAAATGAAGTACCCTAAAGTGCAGAG GTACTGTTTGATGAGTGTGAAAGGCTGCTACACAGACTTCCACATCGACTTTGGAGGAACGTCTGTTTGGTATCACGTATTTAAGGGACAAAAA GTGTTTTGGCTTGTGCCTCCAACCCCTCATAACCTCACCCTTTACGAGGACTGGGTCCTGTCAGGCAAGCAGAGTGATGTTTTCCTGGGAGATCGAGCGGATGGATGCCAGAGAGTGGAGCTTAAGCAGGGATACACCTTCTTCATTCCATCTG GGTGGATTCATGCCGTGTACACTCCTGAGGACACACTTGTGTTTGGAGGGAACATCCTGCACAGCTTTAACATTCCTATGCAGCTTACCATCCATGAGATAGAGAATAGGACCAAG GTTCATTCCAAGTTCCGTTTCCCCTTCTACTACGAGATATCCTGGTACGTCCTGGAGAGGTACCTCCACTGCCTGACCAAACGCTCTTACCTCTCTCATGAGATCCGTAAAGAGCCTGTAGTAATGG ACAATGAGACGAAGGCAAACACAGAGAGCCCCTTCTCTGACTCGAGGAGCCAGGACATGAACGAGGACTCGTGTGAGACTCAGGTCAGGGACGACCAGGGTGAAAAATCTGACAGACCTGCCAACGATGGCCCCTGCTCTCCCGACAACCAGAGGGGGCAACTCTTCAAAGCTGTGTTATCTGTGGACTCGGAGGACAGCTGTAACCCCGGCTCGACATCGATAGATTTCCCCCAAACCCCTTCTGACTCTCCAGCCTCAGAGTCGCCAAATAAGTGGATGCATCTGACGGAGTTTGAACTGAACGGACTCAGGACTCTGGTGGAGAAGCTGGAGTCGCTCcctgaaaataagaaatgtgttCCAGAGGGAATAGAAAACCCACGAGGCCTGCTGGAAGACATGAAG GTTGTCTTAAAAGAACACGCTGATGATGACCAAAAGTTAGCGCTCACCGGAGTTCCTGTGGTGTCCTGGCCTAAGAAAGCTATCAAG CCCCGGCCTCCCAACCGGCCAAAACCTAAGATGGCAGCTTCTCCTGCATCAGCAGTCAAGCTGTCAGCCAGTCGGGGAACATCTGGTGCCAGGAGGAGAAGGACGCGCTGTCGGAAGTGTGAGGCGTGCCTGCGGACCGAGTGTGGAGAGTGCCACTTCTGCAAAGACATGAAGAAGTTTGGCGGGCCCGGCCGCATGAAACAGTCCTGCATCATGAGGCAGTGCATTGCA CCCGTGCTGCCGCACACAGCCGTGTGTCTGGTCTGTGGAGAGGCGGGGAAAGAGGACAcagtggaggatgaggaggaaaagTTTAACCTTATGCTAATGGAGTGCTCCATCTGCAATGAGATTGTTCATCCCCACTGTCTCAAG GTTAAGGATTCAAACGGAGTCGTCAATGACGAGCTGCCAAACTGCTGGGAGTGCCCAAAGTGCAACCATGCTGGGAAAACAGGGAAA CAAAAAAGGGGGCCAGGGTTTAAGTATGCGTCGAACCTTCCTGGCTCGCTACTGAAAGAACCTAGGCCGAACCGGGATTCAAAAGAGGAGCCGGAGCCGCCAATGATGGCTACGGCGACTGTAACTGCTCTGACTCCGACCTCTGCTGTGAAGAGAAAGGCGGAGCGGGAAGAATGCCCGAAGAGGAAAGAGGACGAGCCTCCGAAGAAACGTCCTCCTCTGCTGTCCCTGGATGGTACGCCCCGACCACGGCTTGAGGACAACCCtctgagaaaaaagaggaaactatTTGATACCAACGATGAACCTATTATTGTGAAAAAGAAG aagAAGCTTTCAAAACCTGAGGATCCTTTGACTCCGAAGATGTTGCGGCAAATCAAGACAGAGAATGATCACGGCGATGATGGAGACAACCAGGAGGATCGGGATGAAGACAGGTTTCTCTTAGACAGGATTCGTTTTAAGCAGAAAAACGAGTTTGATGAAAAGGGCCAAGGAGAAGACGAGGccggagaggaggagacagtgaaaagagaaagagacagtaGTGTAGAGGACAAAGGAAAGCTCCTGTTGAATCCACTGCTGAGGACATCAGCAGGCAGAGAAAGTGACTTATTGTCCTCCAACTCTCCTAGAGCCGGGCCGAGCAGCGAATCAGGAGATGCTCAGGAGAGGAGCACTGCTCATCCCAAGGCTCGCCATCAACGCCGACGTCTCCCCAACAAAGAGCTGAGCAAAGAGTTCAAGCAGGAGATACTGAAGAAGGAGGACCAAAAAAACATCTCGGTGAAAGCGGAGGAGAGCCCGGCCAATCACAACCGAAGACCACTGAAGAGCGAGGACTCTATGACCAATCAGAACCGTAAACCTCTTAAAACAGAGGACTCAGGCTCCAATCAGAGCCGCAGGTCAATTAAAACCGAGGAAGGACTAGCCAATCAAAACAGACGTCCACTGAAAACAGAGGACAGTCTGGCAAATCAGAACCACAGACCTGTAAAAGCCGAGCCTGACAACCATGTAGAAGACCAAAAGCCAAGATGGCCTCTTAATAACGGGAGCGGCAACCTTGACGACTGGCTGCGGCACAGAGGGCAGGAAGTGACAGAGACAACACGCGGTTACTCACCGCTCAGCTGGAACAGAAGCCCGCCCATCACACCCATTTGTCCCCGCCCTGTTCCCTGCAGATCACCGCCAAAATGCATCCAAATGGAGCGCCATGTGATCCGCCCACCTCCCATTAGCCCGCCGCCTGACAGACTCCCGCTAAACGACGGAGAAGCTCACCTGATGCAGAGAGAGATGTGGATGAAGGTGTTCGGTCACTTGACGcacagagatctgtgtgtgtgcatgcgcgTGTGCAGGACGTGGAACAGATG GTGCTGCGACAAGAGGCTCTGGAAGCAGATCAATCTGAACCGCTGTAAGTCCATCACGCCTCTCATGCTGAGCGGAATCATCCGGAGACAGCCGGCAGCTCTGGACCTGAGCTGGACCAACATCTCGAAGAAACAACTCAGCTGGCTCATCAACAGACTGCCAG GTTTGCGGGTGCTGCTGCTCTCAGGGTGCTCATGGGTAgctgtctctgctctctgcacGTCCAGCTGTCCCCTCTTGAGAACTCTGGATGTTCAGTGGGTGGAGGGACTGAAAGATGCTCAGATGAGGGACCTGCTGTCGCCGCCTACAGATAACAGACCAG GTCAGTTGGACAACAGGAGTAAGCTGCGTAACGTGGAGGACCTGCGCCTGGCAGGTTTGGACATTACGGACACATCTCTGCGTCTCATCATTCGCTACATGCCCTCGCTGTCAAAACTGGACCTCAGCTACTGCAACCACGTTACCGACCAGTCCGTCAACATCCTGACTGCTGCGGGGACGACCACCAGAGACTCGCTCACTGACATCAACCTGTCAG TGTGTAACCGGGTCACAGACCAGTCGCTGACCTATTTCAAGCGCTGCGGGAGCATTTGTCACATCGACCTGCGATACTGCAAGCA